One part of the Aspergillus fumigatus Af293 chromosome 7, whole genome shotgun sequence genome encodes these proteins:
- a CDS encoding NADP-dependent oxidoreductase: MQAIRVGSAPSSTAPYSSSNPAPSSALYLDQNVPIPRPSKKGELLVRVKATTVIRDMLTWPETYRQEHSMLGNDLSGIVAEVFSEDGKFRPGDEVFGMSNVHRAAAWAEYGIVEESEIALKPKRLSWEQAAAIPLSAQTAYEALFDRVGVPVPSVEDAARNRSRTSGEGQPRLLITGTAGAVGVSLVQLASLAGLHVVAATSSNTRNAEFLRDLGAHETVEYGMLESHSSAYDIIIDTVGGDVLAPCWNYVKENGTLVSVDSASYNFVEDHEKRGTRRAGVRVLFFIVQGSSEALHYLAELADSGLVRPFVAGTYPLAKAQEAYDTANGRYPGRGKIVLTL; this comes from the coding sequence ATGCAGGCAATTCGTGTAGGTTCAGCTCCTTCATCGACCGCTCCATATTCATCCTCGAATCCGGCACCCTCGTCAGCCTTGTACCTCGATCAAAATGTGCCTATTCCTAGGCCGTCGAAAAAGGGCGAACTCCTTGTCCGTGTCAAGGCTACAACGGTGATTCGCGACATGTTGACGTGGCCTGAAACCTATCGGCAAGAGCACTCCATGCTCGGAAATGACCTGTCGGGCATTGTTGCGGAGGTGTTTTCGGAGGATGGCAAGTTCAGGCCGGGGGATGAGGTTTTCGGAATGTCGAACGTGCATCGAGCAGCTGCCTGGGCCGAGTACGGCATCGTGGAGGAGAGTGAAATTGCGCTGAAACCGAAACGTCTATCCTGGGAGCAAGCCGCGGCTATTCCACTGAGCGCACAGACAGCATACGAGGCCTTATTTGACCGTGTGGGTGTTCCTGTGCCCTCCGTTGAGGACGCAGCGCGAAACAGATCTCGGACCTCTGGCGAAGGGCAGCCCCGGCTTTTGATCACCGGTACCGCTGGGGCTGTTGGAGTCTCTCTTGTTCAGCTGGCTTCCCTGGCGGGACTCCATGTGGTGGCTGCCACCAGCTCGAATACTCGCAATGCAGAATTTCTTCGCGACCTCGGTGCGCACGAGACGGTTGAGTACGGCATGCTGGAGAGCCACAGCAGCGCTTATGATATCATTATTGATACAGTCGGAGGTGACGTGTTGGCCCCGTGCTGGAACTACGTGAAGGAAAACGGCACTCTTGTATCCGTGGATTCGGCGAGCTACAACTTTGTTGAGGATCATGAAAAGCGTGGTACACGTAGGGCGGGCGTCCGCGTATTATTCTTTATTGTCCAGGGAAGCAGTGAGGCTTTGCACTATTTGGCTGAACTTGCAGACTCGGGACTTGTCCGTCCTTTTGTTGCGGGGACGTATCCCCTTGCGAAAGCACAAGAGGCGTACGACACGGCCAACGGAAGGTATCCTGGGCGTGGAAAGATCGTTCTCACCCTCTGA
- a CDS encoding Zn(II)2Cys6 transcription factor, with protein MQRSCYTCRRRHVECTMVQPPCKKCKKAGLECFEQRPLRWAEGATYRGKTRTSSAKKDVPSSAAGANPRTTRTGGQTLSKSRNLSLIAGADLKDALEAFNVSIPSSLDDPSIIGLERSSRYYLYYYSKCVCKLFIMYDSNRNPLRNLIPAALAHPVLLMSILALSARHKANAARPFYQSESARPSGLGSQDDSYNALYFKCNAIQRLARALGAARPYHKDIIAASAFLLIFLDLLESGSDKWNFHLEGIKSLIAQIPSPQAPRTIASHDLGTTIQGLRDFILRQIYLIDTFGATFTRPRLLSCSTLPSQSVTPLEMSVDRAFLGCPDQILGALRVFSTSRDIFMRSDRSDTVDLYPCMQEVRMMLDSTQSFDCHTWASSLLQPHSSAESLGMLEKVAQSYKLGALIYGKRVFDALTGDTSPHHDLACDLIRVIDALRSSDSLFKCILWPLFVAGLESQQEAHRHFVATCLEKFWFETKCLNAVNAGMILRRFWKRDDSGNISSTQWIFNIGQVEGDWLLI; from the exons ATGCAACGCTCCTGTTACACTTGTCGCCGGCGGCATGTCGAATGCACAATGGTCCAGCCGCCCTGCAAGAAATGCAAAAAGGCTGGGTTAGAATGTTTCGAGCAAAGGCCTCTTCGATGGGCCGAGGGCGCAACCTATCGAGGAAAAACGAGAACGTCGTCGGCCAAGAAGGATGTTCCTTCTTCGGCAGCAGGGGCCAACCCCCGAACCACGCGGACAGGAGGCCAAACGCTTTCTAAGTCTAGAAACCTGTCACTCATTGCTGGTGCTGATCTCAAAG ACGCCTTGGAAGCTTTCAATGTCAGTATCCCATCCAGTCTGGATGATCCGTCTATCATTGGGCTAGAAAGAAGCTCACGGTACTATCTATATTATT ATAGCAAATGTGTATGCAAGCTGTTCATCATGTATGACAGCAACAGGAATCCTCTCAGGAATCTAATACCTGCTGCTCTGGCCCATCCTGTTTTGTTGATGTCCATTCTTGCTCTTTCGGCGCGGCACAAGGCAAATGCAGCTCGACCGTTCTACCAGTCTGAATCAGCAAGACCTTCCGGGCTTGGATCGCAGGATGACAGCTACAACGCCCTTTACTTCAAATGTAATGCGATACAGAGACTCGCAAGGGCGTTAGGAGCTGCCAGGCCATACCACAAAGATATAATAGCTGCCAGCGCGTTCCTCCTGAtctttctcgatctcctggaGTCAGGAAGCGACAAGTGGAACTTTCATCTGGAAGGCATCAAGAGCTTAATCGCCCAGATTCCATCACCCCAGGCGCCGCGCACGATCGCTTCGCACGATCTGGGAACCACCATCCAAGGGCTACGTGACTTCATTCTCAGACAGATTTACTT GATCGACACGTTCGGAGCGACATTTACACGTCCTCGGCTACTCTCCTGTTCGACTCTTCCATCACAGTCTGTCACACCCCTCGAAATGAGCGTTGACAGGGCGTTTCTGGGATGCCCTGATCAAATCTTAGGCGCTTTGCGGGTCTTCTCAACGTCAAGGGACATTTTTATGAGGTCAGATCGCTCTGACACGGTTGACTTGTATCCGTGCATGCAGGAAGTAAGGATGATGCTCGATTCTACGCAGAGCTTTGACTGCCACACCTGGGCCTCAAGCTTACTCCAGCCTCATTCATCCGCCGAGTCCCTTGGAATGCTCGAAAAGGTGGCACAGTCGTATAAGTTGGGCGCTCTGATATATGGCAAACGCGTCTTTGATGCTCTGACTGGAGACACGAGTCCGCACCACGACCTCGCTTGTGACTTGATCCGTGTAATTGACGCCCTAAGGAGCAGTGATTCCCTGTTCAAGTGCATCCTGTGGCCGTTGTTTGTTGCGGGATTGGAATCCCAACAAGAAGCGCACAGACACTTCGTGGCTACTTGTCTGGAAAAGTTTTGGTTTGAGACCAAATGCTTAAATGCGGTTAATGCGGggatgattctgcgaaggttCTGGAAGCGAGACGATTCCGGAAACATATCCTCAACCCAGTGGATATTCAATATCGGTCAAGTAGAAGGTGACTGGCTCCTTATATAG
- a CDS encoding Pfs, NACHT, and Ankyrin domain protein yields the protein MTTPTLTHRDYTIAWICALPVERAAAESVFDETHSPLSQLPTDENNYLLGRMGGKNVVIASLPYGVYGTTSATSVVTQMRLTFPFLRLGLVVGIGGGVPNRSTDIRLGDVVVSVPNETSGGVIQYDYGKTCLEGSLQRTGALNKPPQILLTALTRMAGDTMLPRSQTGRFPSDYLQIIRTKQKDFGRPANDWLFHSTYDHQSSRKDCSSCDKNQLVQRAPRANDEPCVHYGLIASGNQLMKDARTRDAIARELNVLCFEMEAAGIMDQLPCLVVRGICDYCDSHKSDEWQQYAALTAAVYSKALLSIVPPVKGNVAQDQVLEITEEGKACMQKLFKLITTDSMKGMNALKQVERDRTPGTCSWILQKEELKCWVQRDRDIDGQGLNMLWLYGNPGTGKSTMAITLAEELPRTDYFSNGDRVLASFFCDSGSEFRRMEICILRGLLYQIISQYPPFLKPLLSKYRIQGKHLFTSFDALWALLLDIGRVPGGPEIYCIIDALDECNSDSQETLLRQIDHSFNNPRPTCSAPSSIHLLILSRPYPELEQYLSAFKSMDLGSCREITNDLRAMIKDRVEGLARRRKYPKSVFEKVSQILEEKAAGTFLWVGIACAKLARVQSRRAVETLQALPQELHSLYRKLLLAAVSDCDEDDHRVVMEILGFVAFAQRPLTIIEMAEACRLYLDTDMESRLQFTRELIELCRLLIVIDNGHVRLLHSSLETWGRWLDYYSYLKGSSYRELCPGLAPIHVAAHWGILPLISFLLPASLEDKDSRGQTPLLIAAQAVQIEAMRFLVERGSYVNSVNNYHENALHITCQNSQYNNCAMTKFLLDRGTSPYVCDKENMTPFLYAIGHQKEDLARVFLQNGFYVDFRIRRRCWTGRMVNNCISYEVDHSPEQHSNLGVQSGLTALHFSALNTSAKMATLLLQYGADPNARSDTGDTPLHLAIRPKLLEHNDSVDVNLANDQGDYPQHVIPFERDYASSILCKLVAKGADSSRLNGAGQSCLHLASKAGNLEVVRKLVNGGHDILMPDIDGLSPFHYALRGRYLQVVRFMSTACESLLSKTWRSLDHFGKNPLHHHVSSIFCSAEMIDFLVQCGCNVNDVDREGNSALSLYMSSSHLYIDREIFQLLLDKGADPLCVNHHKENLAHLFMHYREEGIGILQILLKCGVDLAARDLEGRTVMHHGAIHGVFDHHLGEFLREHGVLDPNVRDFQNKTPLDYAVEQSRRTWPQDYSGLDDRWDRSFNCLKFWSHFCIA from the exons ATGACGACTCCAACTCTAACTCACCGCGATTATACAATCGCGTGGATTTGTGCCTTGCCGGTTGAAAGGGCCGCTGCTGAGTCTGTGTTTGATGAAACCCACAGTCCACTTTCACAACTGCCAACTGATGAAAACAACTACTTGCTGGGTAGAATGGGCGGCAAAAACGTAGTGATCGCCTCTCTGCCCTATGGTGTTTACGGAACAACGTCTGCCACGTCTGTGGTAACTCAGATGCGACTAACATTCCCCTTCCTTCGGTTGGGGCTGGTGGTTGGTATTGGAGGAGGCGTGCCTAACAGAAGCACCGATATTCGTCTCGGCGATGTGGTCGTCAGTGTGCCAAATGAAACTTCTGGCGGCGTGATTCAATACGACTATGGGAAGACATGCCTTGAAGGCTCCTTGCAGCGGACGGGTGCGCTCAACAAGCCCCCGCAAATTCTGTTGACTGCTTTGACCCGGATGGCCGGCGATACTATGCTACCTCGTTCGCAGACTGGAAGGTTTCCATCTGACTACCTGCAGATCATCCGGACAAAGCAGAAGGACTTTGGCCGGCCCGCTAACGATTGGCTTTTCCACTCGACATATGATCATCAGAGCAGCAGGAAAGACTGTTCATCCTGTGACAAGAATCAGCTGGTGCAGCGTGCACCACGAGCAAATGACGAACCGTGTGTTCATTATGGCTTGATCGCATCGGGGAATCAACTCATGAAGGATGCCAGGACACGAGACGCCATTGCTCGAGAGTTAAACGTACTCTGCTTCGAAATGGAAGCGGCTGGCATTATGGATCAGCTTCCATGCCTGGTGGTGCGAGGCATCTGCGACTACTGTGACTCCCACAAGTCGGATGAATGGCAACAATATGCAGCTCTTACGGCAGCTGTCTACTCAAAAGCCTTATTATCCATTGTTCCGCCAGTGAAAGGCAATGTCGCTCAAGACCAGG TACTCGAAATCACCGAAGAGGGAAAGGCTTGCATGCAAAAACTGTTTAAACTGATTACCACTGATTCAATGAAGGGCATGAACGCGTTAAAGCAAGTAGAGAGGGACCGTACTCCTGGGACTTGCAGCTGGATTTTACAGAAAGAGGAATTGAAATGCTGGGTTCAGCGGGACCGAGACATTGATGGCCAGGGGCTAAACATGTTGTGGCTTTATGGCAACCCCGGGACCGGCAAATCGACAATGGCCATCACACTGGCAGAGGAACTCCCGAGAACCGACTATTTCTCGAATGGAGACAGGGTTCTtgcatccttcttctgcgACTCCGGCTCTGAATTCCGAAGAATGGAGATTTGCATACTGCGAGGCCTTCTATATCAGATAATCAGTCAATACCCGCCTTTCCTAAAACCACTGCTCTCAAAATATAGGATCCAGGGGAAGCATCTCTTCACATCGTTTGATGCTCTATGGGCCCTATTATTGGATATTGGCCGGGTCCCTGGTGGGCCTGAAATTTACTGCATTATCGATGCTCTGGACGAATGCAATTCTGACTCACAGGAAACCTTGCTGCGACAAATTGACCACTCGTTCAATAACCCGAGGCCTACTTGTTCAGCCCCGTCTAGCATACATCTGTTAATTCTCAGCCGTCCATATCCCGAACTTGAACAATACCTATCCGCATTCAAAAGCATGGACTTGGGGTCGTGTCGAGAGATCACAAACGACCTCAGAGCGATGATTAAGGACAGAGTGGAGGGCCTTGCTAGGCGCAGAAAATACCCTAAATCAGTGTTTGAGAAAGTGTCCCAAATCTTGGAGGAAAAGGCTGCTGGGACATTCCTCTGGGTAGGAATTGCCTGTGCCAAATTGGCTCGGGTGCAATCCAGAAGGGCAGTAGAGACCCTGCAAGCTCTCCCGCAGGAACTACATTCGCTTTATCGGAAACTCCTCCTTGCAGCCGTCTCAGACTgtgacgaggacgatcatCGAGTAGTAATGGAGATACTGGGCTTTGTTGCATTCGCCCAGCGACCCCTGACGATCATAGAAATGGCCGAAGCATGTCGATTATATCTTGACACAGATATGGAGAGTCGCCTTCAATTCACGCGGGAACTGATCGAACTGTGTCGCTTACTGATTGTCATCGACAATGGCCATGTGCGACTTTTGCATAGTTCT CTCGAAACGTGGGGCAGGTGGCTGGATTATTACAGCTACCTGAAAGGAAGCTCATATAGAGAATTGTGTCCTGGCCTTGCTCCCATTCACGTTGCAGCCCACTGGGGAATTCTCCCTTTAATCTCATTCTTGCTCCCAGCGAGcttggaagacaaagattcCCGCGGCCAAACCCCGCTGCTTATTGCAGCCCAGGCTGTTCAGATTGAAGCTATGCGTTTCCTAGTTGAACGTGGCTCTTATGTGAATTCTGTGAACAATTATCATGAAAACGCCCTGCATATCACTTGCCAGAACAGTCAGTACAACAACTGCGCGATGACAAAGTTCCTACTTGACCGGGGGACCTCTCCATATGTCTGCgataaagaaaatatgaCACCTTTTCTTTACGCAATTGGACACCAAAAAGAAGACCTAGCAAGGGTTTTTCTTCAGAACGGATTCTACGTGGACTTCAGGATTCGAAGGCGGTGCTGGACCGGGAGAATGGTGAACAATTGCATTTCATATGAAGTGGACCACAGCCCAGAACAACATTCGAACCTAGGCGTGCAATCAGGTTTAACGGCGCTTCATTTCTCTGCCCTTAATACTTCCGCGAAAATGGCGACCTTACTACTCCAATATGGGGCTGATCCAAATGCTCGTTCCGATACTGGTGACACGCCACTGCATCTGGCGATTAGACCCAAGCTCCTCGAGCACAA TGACAGTGTCGATGTCAACTTAGCCAACGACCAAGGGGACTATCCACAGCATGTGATTCCCTTTGAAAGGGACTATGCGTCATCTATTCTATGCAAACTCGTTGCGAAAGGCGCCGATAGTTCTAGGCTAAACGGGGCCGGCCAGAGCTGTCTTCACCTTGCGAGCAAGGCAGGCAACTTGGAGGTTGTTCGCAAACTTGTAAATGGAGGCCATGACATTCTGATGCCGGATATCGATGGGTTGAGCCCGTTTCACTATGCGCTACGTGGCCGTTATTTACAAGTCGTACGTTTCATGTCTACGGCCTGTGAAAGCCTGCTTTCGAAGACTTGGCGTTCACTTGACCACTTCGGCAAGAATCCTCTACACCATCATGTTTCGTCCATCTTCTGCTCGGCTGAGATGATTGATTTTCTCGTACAATGTGGCTGCAATGTCAACGACGTTGATAGGGAGGGAAACTCCGCCCTCAGTCTATACATGAGTTCATCCCATCTGTATATTGATAGAGAgatcttccagctccttctggACAAAGGTGCCGACCCGCTCTGTGTCAACCACCACAAGGAGAATCTGGCACATCTCTTCATGCACTACAGGGAAGAAGGCATTGGAATCCTTCAGATTCTGTTAAAGTGTGGAGTGGATCTGGCAGCAAGGGATCTTGAGGGGAGAACTGTTATGCATCATGGTGCCATTCATGGTGTGTTCGACCATCACCTCGGAGAGTTTCTTCGAGAGCACGGCGTTTTGGACCCGAATGTCAGGGATTTTCAAAATAAGACGCCCCTCGATTACGCAGTGGAGCAGAGTCGTCGCACATGGCCGCAAGACTACTCTGGATTAGATGATCGATGGGACAGATCATTCAATTGTTTGAAGTTCTGGAGCCACTTCTGCATTGCTTGA
- a CDS encoding Zn(II)2Cys6 transcription factor yields MSTTASAPYGGRLRSACDRCRQRKIRCDRAKPACEACHFASTPCIFTPLPIQPRKSVREQLHDTRAEVRRLEEALRAERGFRQSSSPSLHQSPGLVNDLFDSRGFDVTLKAFRWHLAYCTPGFAASIQSDPAFDLEELFDRVADSFDLQFRTKPARVVLPKWPPRHLIDASLEYFASNGLYSIHPVVDIDALTCLLDASDFEGYEIGTNVADRACLAALTAMVTRIRRQEPAFADADPDAYVQAVLSVLPQLMMEHTNVRALETLIILALYIAPLGQPQTAEMLLAMAVRILFNLGAHRTRSTDEDTAHKHQHQHLRALFWTFYAVDKEMSLRKCQPPMINDADCDLTLPDKYVAQSSEHQFFTSELSPKELLYPSDLRLAMLKSRVYHLLYSEQSLSHSRARRLQLIRELDQELNDLKSQFPSACKPDAVVSGSVPDYLIHDLSLRGVNVHLEYYHCLSKIHGASAIGTPALQSLAPPSTSMELCYQAARSTLIYLRRIRHLIFPETFWIYAQILLTSSISLYMRILSAPKQCDVQDDMHLLESTIDVFHQLNCVEPSNRFPPFVIIEAFIQRLTLLAEQSISEAAN; encoded by the exons ATGAGCACCACCGCCTCTGCGCCCTATGGTGGCCGATTGCGAAGTGCCTGTGACCGTTGCCGACAGCGGAAG ATTCGTTGCGATAGAGCCAAACCGGCCTGCGAGGCCTGTCATTTTGCCTCGACTCCTTGTATATTTACTCCGTTGCCGATCCAGCCGCGGAAGTCAGTCCGCGA ACAGTTGCATGACACCAGAGCTGAAGTTCGCCGCTTGGAAGAGGCCTTGAGAGCGGAGCGGGGTTTCCGTCAGAGTTCCAGTCCCAGTCTCCATCAATCCCCCGGGCTCGTCAATGATCTCTTTGATTCCCGTGGCTTCGATGTGACGTTGAAAGCTTTTCGGTGGCATCTTGCATATTGCACTCCTGGGTTTGCTGCCTCCATACAATCGGATCCAGCCTTCGACCTAGAGGAGCTGTTCGACCGCGTGGCGGATTCATTCGACCTGCAGTTCCGTACGAAACCCGCCCGAGTAGTCTTGCCAAAATGGCCTCCGCGCCACCTGATCGACGCGTCGTTGGAGTACTTTGCGAGCAATGGATTGTATTCAATTCACCCGGTAGTTGACATTGATGCACTTACGTGCCTACTTGACGCTTCTGACTTCGAAGGCTATGAGATTGGTACAAATGTTGCCGACCGGGCCTGTTTAGCGGCCCTAACGGCAATGGTTACTAGGATTCGCCGACAAGAGCCTGCATTTGCTGATGCAGACCCCGATGCTTATGTCCAAGCAGTGCTTTCCGTGCTACCCCAGCTGATGATGGAACACACCAACGTTCGAGCTCTGGAAACTCTGATTATTCTC GCTCTCTATATCGCCCCTTTGGGTCAGCCCCAAACTGCAGAAATGCTACTCGCTATGGCCGTCCGGATCCTGTTCAATTTGGGGGCACACAGAACTAGGTCGACTGATGAAGATACCGCCCACAagcatcaacatcagcatctgcGGGCTCTGTTCTGGACCTTTTATGCCGTGGATAAAGAAATGTCGCTGCGGAAATGTCAGCCTCCGATGATCAATGACGCTGACTGCGACTTGACTCTACCTGATAAGTATGTTGCACAATCCTCTGAGCACCAGTTCTTCACGTCCGAGTTGTCACCCAAGGAACTTCTTTACCCCTCAGACCTTCGTCTGGCTATGCTCAAATCAAGGGTTTACCATTTGCTCTATTCCGAGCAAAGTCTGAGCCATTCGAGGGCCAGACGACTTCAGCTCATCCGCGAACTGGACCAGGAGCTGAATGACCTGAAGTCTCAATTTCCCTCCGCTTGTAAACCTGATGCCGTTGTGAGCGGAAGCGTGCCAGATTACCTCATCCATGATCTCAGTTTACGGGGCGTGAATGTGCATCTCGAGTACTATCACTGTCTTTCGAAGATTCACGGTGCAAGTGCCATTGGCACACCGGCTCTACAGAGTCTGGCCCCTCCATCTACAAGTATGGAGTTATGTTATCAGGCGGCACGGTCCACTTTGATATATCTACGTCGAATCCGCCATTTGATCTTCCCCGAAACATTCTG GATATATGCGCAAATCCTTCTAACGTCGAGTATCTCACTCTACATGCGCATACTCTCAGCTCCCAAACAATGCGATGTCCAGGATGATATGCATCTACTAGAGAGCACAATCGATGTTTTCCACCAGCTAAATTGTGTCGAACCAAGCAACCGTTTCCCACCATTCGTTATCATTGAAGCTTTCATCCAAAGATTGACACTGCTCGCCGAGCAGTCTATATCGGAAGCTGCGAATTAA